One segment of Plasmodium vinckei vinckei genome assembly, chromosome: PVVCY_04 DNA contains the following:
- a CDS encoding pre-mRNA splicing factor, putative — translation MKGGGFYKGTSSEQTPFFVDKEKKLIEKLAWPEIYNYKININKINFDIVEKWVQKRLIDLLGFEDDILCDYCISQLKDEQDGRDYEENRYLDSKKLKINITGFIGNKKSDIFIRELLELLIENEKNEGQVLKSQLENKKSEIESAKNETASITKNIKAIKNIYNENDENRNRSMNFIKDKTKRENRDRRNERNITSSNESDNISYIKKKKKRDEKKSISIQSDSSSSSTYKNKKNYKRPINRHNNKSSDSDGDSSRSSSESRSSEYKKRKEKRDKYLKYEKNDNDDRRRGHKVRERNDRRERERQMDSGRHRNRHRIRDRSRDRSRDRSRDRSRDRSRDKHRGLNRHRSRDRRRGKYRSKSRERNKSSESSSSEENSRASSSRSDKSDDIKKERKMDNRSNDSNKSDSEGSSNNSYQSSESS, via the exons ATGAAGGGAGGTGGATTTTATAAAGGAACAAGTAGTGAACAGACTCCATTTTTTGTTGACAAGGAAAAGAAGTTGATCGAGAAACTAGCATGGCCTGAAATTTATaactataaaataaatataaataaaataaattttgatataGTAGAAAAATGGGTACAAAAAAGATTAATCGATTTACTAGGATTTGAAgatgatatattatgtgACTATTGCATATCTCAACTTAAGGATGAGCAAGATGGAAGAG ATTATGAAGAGAATCGATACTTGGATTCCAAGAAgttgaaaataaacatcACCGGGTTCATAG GGAATAAAAAGAGcgacatatttattaggGAATTACTCGAATTATtaatagaaaatgaaaaaaatgaaggaCAAGTTTTAAAGTCTCAacttgaaaataaaaaaagtgaaatagAATCAGCTAAAAATGAAACTGCATctataacaaaaaatataaaagcaataaaaaatatatataatgaaaatgatgaaaatcgAAACCGATCtatgaattttataaaagataaaacaAAACGAGAAAACAGAGATCGAAGAAATGAACGTAATATTACATCATCTAATGAAAgtgataatatatcatatattaaaaaaaaaaaaaaacgcgatgaaaaaaaatcaatcTCAATACAATCCGATTCTTCTTCATCAAGtacttataaaaataaaaaaaattataaaagacCAATAAATAGacacaataataaaagttcTGATTCGGATGGGGACTCTAGTCGTTCTTCATCCGAAAGTAGATCCtctgaatataaaaaaaggaaagaGAAACGAgacaaatatttaaaatatgaaaaaaatgacaacGATGATCGAAGAAGGGGCCATAAGGTAAGGGAAAGAAACGACAGAAGAGAAAGAGAAAGACAAATGGATAGTGGAAGGCATAGGAACAGACACAGAATTAGAGACCGAAGTAGAGATCGAAGTAGAGATCGAAGCAGAGATAGGAGTAGAGATAGGAGTAGAGATAAACATAGAGGGCTAAACAGGCACAGAAGTCGAGACAGAAGACGAGGTAAATATCGATCCAAGTCTAGGGAAAGAAATAAATCTAGTGAGTCAAGTTCTAGTGAAGAAAATTCACGAGCATCATCGAGTAGAAGTGACAAAAgtgatgatataaaaaaagaaagaaaaatggATAATCGTTCAAATGATTCAAATAAATCTGACTCTGAAGGCAGTAGTAATAATTCATATCAATCTTCTGAGTCATcataa